One region of Canis aureus isolate CA01 chromosome 31, VMU_Caureus_v.1.0, whole genome shotgun sequence genomic DNA includes:
- the LOC144302554 gene encoding uncharacterized protein LOC144302554 yields MPSSRLNTRASWPQCPTQGRGVGVGVGVGRGPQGHPLQSQAWGRPPGWGTMLHLRDLTAGPSHSTGRICLSLERDDPPSADSPRMPPPCWRLSSACGLPGNSTDGGLEPLWILLTSWHLFLHRF; encoded by the exons ATGCCCTCATCACGCCTGAACACAAGGGCTTCGTGGCCTCAGTGCCCCACGCAAGGCCGAGGGGTGGGCGTGGGGGTGGGCGTGggccggggaccccagggccaCCCGCTGCAAAGCCAGGCGTGGGGCCGTCCCCCAGGCTGGGGGACGATGCTGCACCTGAGAGACCTGACAGCCGGTCCCAGCCACTCCACAG GAAGGATCTGCCTAAGCCTGGAGAGAGATGATCCTCCCAGCGCTGACAGTCCCCGGATGCCACCTCCCTGCTGGCGACTGTCAAGTGCCTGTGGCCTTCCTGGCAATTCCACAG ATGGCGGATTGGAACCACTCTGGATCCTGCTAACATCTTGGCATCTCTTCCTGCACAGATTTTAA